aaaattttaaaaatacttttcattttttatcttccCCTTTTGCTATGACCACTTGGTCTTTTAATTCTCATACTTTTACAAAATGTTCAATCACTGAAATTCTTGTAATTCCATCTATAGAAGTTCACAAAATTTTAGTAGAAATTAGCAGTCAATTTTCCtctgttttttttcttgacaCTATTGGAAATTTGACTATTTacaatgatttttattctcTAAATCTCAATATAGTCACAGTCACTAGTATAAGGAAATTTCTTAGAGTTCTTAAAGGCTTAAGTAATTCAAATACTGAATTATTAATCATTGATTCCGTTTCTTTCCTTTCTGATGTAAATGTCCCCGTCTATAcacatttttattctttactTAGTTCACTTTGCactaaaaacaatttaacTATAATTTGTACAAATCATTACAGaaatacaacaaaaaaCTGTTTTGGGCCAAAGCTGGGCGTCGTATGGAACAATTTAGTCACccatagaattttttataaatatgaaaaaaataaaataactTATGAAATTACTactaattaaaatatctttgTCCGTTATTCATTAAaaagttattttttacccttttttattatgaatAGCGAATTTTGTAAGGAATGTAATAATATGCTTTATCCTAAGGAAGATAACACAGACAGTGCTATGATGCTCATTTGTAAATCATGTGAAAATGTACAAGAATCAACAACTAACAGACTGTGTTctacatattttaaaagtagAAATGTGGGGTACAAGTCATACGCCAAAGCCTTGGCCCACGACCCGACACTCCctaaaatcaaaatgaaTTGTAAAGAATGCGGGAATAATGTGGTGGTATATTTCCAGAATAAAGATATAGAAGAAGAAGTGGCCTTTGATTTGGCGTACATTTGCACAAAATGTTATAATTATTGGacaaaacaataaaaaattaatattgtaaaaatttttattttttttaaccctATGAATGAcaaatcaattttattgaaaaaaatacatgAAGCACTTTCAATTAGAGAcactttaaaaaagaatttagaaGATAGAGAAAATGATCTTGTAAATATTGAAGCCCATATACAAGCATTTAATACAATTTTGTatggtaaaaataaaaaagaaattgagACCTACAATGTAGTGCCAAACTACCACATTACAACATTTCcgatatttttgaaaaataataaacacaTTTTGTCTGTTTTTAGCATCGGCGTACCTACCAAATTTCctttaaaaagtaaaaaacttgaacaaattttttacacgGTAGGTTACAAAAGTAAAAGattgtattataaatataaaggaTATCCTGATGTAGATGACGActatataatttacaattGTAGAACATTATATGAAGATAATCATCTCATTTTTGAGATTAAAACTGATGACGGGTTGACAATCAAAGGAGATGGACGAACAGTTTTTGAAGAATTTAGAAGTTTGATGATTTACCCATTTGAATATACGACGACTGAAGAATTCTTTGGAATGTGCAGTGAAGAAGTGAATTTACTTATAAGAGATAAATATGACTTAGgaataaattagaaaaaacttgtatttataatattaaatttaaaatgaactttattttatttaattaaataaccGTATTagacaatatttttttctttgtcttcttGATAAATTTCTACCCATAAAAtggataaaataaaaattaaacctTTGGGCGCAGGATGCGAAGTTGGAAGATCTTGCATTTTAGTTTCTtacaacaataaaaatattcttttagATTGCGGGGTACACTCTGCCCATACAGGAATTGCGTCTCTGCCCTTCTTAGATTTAGTTGATCTCAGTACCATAGACGCGTGTTTTATCACACATTTCCATTTAGACCACGCCGCCGGTCTTCCCTACCTAACAGAAAAAACGAATTTTAAAGGGAAAGTGTTCATGACACACCCAACTAAGGCGATTTTACGCTGGATGCTCAACGACTACGTGAGAATTATAAATGCAAGTTCAGATgtagatttttatacagaaaaagatttaataaattgttataataaaattataccTATAGATTACCATcaagaaattaatattgaaggtataaaaatcattggCTTAAATGCTGGCCATGTTTTAGGCGCGGcgatgtttttattaaaaatcgaAGAATCTGTTTTACTTTATACTGGTGATTATAGTAGAGAAGAAGACAGACATTTAAAAGCGGCAGAAAGTCCTAATTGTAAAGTACATGGGCTTATTACTGAAAGTACTTATGGGGTACAGTGTCATTTGTCTAGAGACGAAAGAGAAAGTAGATTCACTGGTACTATTACTAAAATAGTAACGAGAGGCGGTCGATGTCTCTTGCCAGTGTTCGCACTTGGGCGCGCCCAAGAAttacttttaattttagatgAGCACTGGGCTAATAACCCGCATCTTCATAATATTCCGATTTATTACGCGTCTGCGCTCGCTAAAAAGTGTCTTGGTATTTACCAgacatatataaatatgatgAATGATcgtataaaaaagatttgtctaataaaaaatccatttgaatttaaacatgtaaaaaatttaaaaagtattgATTATTTTGAAGATAATAGTCCGTGTGTAATTATGGCCAGTCCTGGTATGTTGCAAAGTGGCTTGTCTCGTGAATTATTTGAGAAATGGTGTGGAGATCGACGAAATGGAGTCATAATTCCTGGGTATTCTGTAGATGGCACATTAGCTAAAGAGATATTAAATGAGCCGAAAGAAGTCATGTCAATGAAAGGAAATGTTTTAAAGCTTAATATGTCGGTAGATTACATTTCTTTTAGTGCTCATGTCGATTTCGCTCAGAATGCTCAATTCATCGAGGAATGCCAACCTGACCACTTGTTTTTCGTTCACGGTGAAGCGAATGAAATGAATCGACTTAGGAATGTCATAGCGcagaaaaatgaaaagaaTAATGTTCAGATGGAATTATACACTCTCAAGAATTGCGAAGAAGGATCTTTTGatgtaaaaaagaagacTGAGGCCAGTATGATCGGCGATGTAGAAGGCGAATTCGAAGGAGTTTTAGTTGAAAATCTTGGAGACATACAAATTTACAAGAAAAATGACTTGTCAGAGTTAAAACTTAAAGAAGTCGTTTTT
The DNA window shown above is from Vairimorpha necatrix chromosome 7, complete sequence and carries:
- a CDS encoding DNA repair RAD51-like protein 1; protein product: MTTWSFNSHTFTKCSITEILVIPSIEVHKILVEISSQFSSVFFLDTIGNLTIYNDFYSLNLNIVTVTSIRKFLRVLKGLSNSNTELLIIDSVSFLSDVNVPVYTHFYSLLSSLCTKNNLTIICTNHYRNTTKNCFGPKLGVVWNNLVTHRIFYKYEKNKITYEITTN
- a CDS encoding cleavage and polyadenylation specificity factor subunit 3 (CPSF3); translated protein: MDKIKIKPLGAGCEVGRSCILVSYNNKNILLDCGVHSAHTGIASLPFLDLVDLSTIDACFITHFHLDHAAGLPYLTEKTNFKGKVFMTHPTKAILRWMLNDYVRIINASSDVDFYTEKDLINCYNKIIPIDYHQEINIEGIKIIGLNAGHVLGAAMFLLKIEESVLLYTGDYSREEDRHLKAAESPNCKVHGLITESTYGVQCHLSRDERESRFTGTITKIVTRGGRCLLPVFALGRAQELLLILDEHWANNPHLHNIPIYYASALAKKCLGIYQTYINMMNDRIKKICLIKNPFEFKHVKNLKSIDYFEDNSPCVIMASPGMLQSGLSRELFEKWCGDRRNGVIIPGYSVDGTLAKEILNEPKEVMSMKGNVLKLNMSVDYISFSAHVDFAQNAQFIEECQPDHLFFVHGEANEMNRLRNVIAQKNEKNNVQMELYTLKNCEEGSFDVKKKTEASMIGDVEGEFEGVLVENLGDIQIYKKNDLSELKLKEVVFVQKQKIPYNCTPFLVRQVLFDSFDEVVEQGDTLKIRNINISIRDDDVILEWKSNYVDDVIALSINNKIQNITNNVKNIKMNKKSKKDILVDFLKSSYFVEEQEGRIKVSSINEELFINLSDLTIINKQEESKLHEGVSRIISKIENIFKKA
- a CDS encoding DNA-directed RNA polymerase II subunit RPB9; translation: MNSEFCKECNNMLYPKEDNTDSAMMLICKSCENVQESTTNRLCSTYFKSRNVGYKSYAKALAHDPTLPKIKMNCKECGNNVVVYFQNKDIEEEVAFDLAYICTKCYNYWTKQ
- a CDS encoding transforming growth factor beta regulator-like protein; amino-acid sequence: MNDKSILLKKIHEALSIRDTLKKNLEDRENDLVNIEAHIQAFNTILYGKNKKEIETYNVVPNYHITTFPIFLKNNKHILSVFSIGVPTKFPLKSKKLEQIFYTVGYKSKRLYYKYKGYPDVDDDYIIYNCRTLYEDNHLIFEIKTDDGLTIKGDGRTVFEEFRSLMIYPFEYTTTEEFFGMCSEEVNLLIRDKYDLGIN